The Pedosphaera parvula Ellin514 nucleotide sequence TGATGCCATGTTGTCTCTCCCACTTTGGCCGAAGCCTCAAGCCGCCTGGGTTCATAGGATTTCAATTTTGCTGCGGAACCAATCATGCCTTCGCTCAACACGCGCCCGTCCATCGGCTTTTTCACTCCCAAAATCCAAAGAGCAGTCGGCGCAATATCCATGTTGCCACTGGGCAGTTGACTTACCACTCCCCTGCGGAAATCCGGCCCGGCGGCGATCAAGGTGTTATGCATATCATACTTCGAAAGACTCACATGCATCCCTCTATCGCCATAATCATACACACCGGAAGTCAGCATACCTTTCGTCCCAAAGCTATTCGTCTCGTCGGTCCAGTGCATTGAAAGCAAAACATCCGGCGCGGTAGGAGAATCCAGCCGGGCTTGTGCAAAGGTAAAGGTTCCGGGCATCGGATTACGGGTAAAAACCACTCCTGAATATGCCTGTTTCTGTAAATACTCCACTAATTGGCAAATGGTCCCTTTGTCATGCCCAATGACGTAGAAGAGATAGGACCCACCATTGCTCACCACCATGATCTCATCCTTCTCGGGGTTTCCCTTGAACTCAGTGAGGGTTTTGAAGCCGCCCTTTTTCAATGATTCAGCAAGGTTGATTCTTTCACCGATGGTTGAAAATCCATGATCGGAGACCAGCATGATATCTGTTCGCTCCAATTCGCCTTTTTCCTTCAATGCCGCCAGCACGCGTCCCAAATTCTCATCCGCGTTTTTGATGGCGGCCATCGCCATCGGAGAACCGGGACCGCTTTTATGCTGGGACCAATCCGGCTCGTTCATCCAGAGCACCGTGTAGGCCGGAACTCCATCTTTCCACATTCCCTCTATCAAGGCCCTGGTGGTCCAATCATTGCGAGTCGGTGAAGTTGCTCCTTCGGAAGGAAACGCCCCCTGAATCCGAACTCGTTCACTCGAAAAACCCTTCGGTAGTGAGTTTCCAGCAAAGAAAGTCCTGTTTTTTGCCGTTTCCGGTCTTTCATACCGATCGTGCAGAACTGCCACCGGTTTCGATCCTGCAACCGCTGTGGTTAATCCCGCCTGTTGCAATGCCTCAATTGTGGTCTTCATGTGGATATAGTGTCCGCCCGTAACTTCATCTCCCTTACGAATCGAATCCACGCTTTCCATGTGAATCATTTTCCTGACATCAATTTCCGGACGATACTCCTTGTTCGCAATCACTCCACTGTTGCCAGGATAACCTCCGGTCGCAATCGCTGTGGCATTTACTTCCGTTGCGCTCAGATAAACGGGATGATGATTTGCAAA carries:
- a CDS encoding alkaline phosphatase family protein, which produces MHRILLKTSGCVLLLLLFGGLVTPVVHAAGQAKHVVVVVWDGMRPDFVSPENTPNLWKLAADGVTFANHHPVYLSATEVNATAIATGGYPGNSGVIANKEYRPEIDVRKMIHMESVDSIRKGDEVTGGHYIHMKTTIEALQQAGLTTAVAGSKPVAVLHDRYERPETAKNRTFFAGNSLPKGFSSERVRIQGAFPSEGATSPTRNDWTTRALIEGMWKDGVPAYTVLWMNEPDWSQHKSGPGSPMAMAAIKNADENLGRVLAALKEKGELERTDIMLVSDHGFSTIGERINLAESLKKGGFKTLTEFKGNPEKDEIMVVSNGGSYLFYVIGHDKGTICQLVEYLQKQAYSGVVFTRNPMPGTFTFAQARLDSPTAPDVLLSMHWTDETNSFGTKGMLTSGVYDYGDRGMHVSLSKYDMHNTLIAAGPDFRRGVVSQLPSGNMDIAPTALWILGVKKPMDGRVLSEGMIGSAAKLKSYEPRRLEASAKVGETTWHQYLNFTEVNGETYLDEGNGWVGSN